A single Candidatus Lokiarchaeota archaeon DNA region contains:
- a CDS encoding M28 family peptidase, whose translation MSSKHATWALIAIVCFFLSSGLGVDAAHTPVFDGPRAYTHLVEQCDFGPRPPGSENLNACRAYMADALDGYGWDVVFQNFTYQDVFCSNIHATYPGNHAPSLILGAHYDTRPRADKDPHPENRSEPILGANDGASGVAVLLELARVLPDEVKQGIELVFFDAEDSGDINGWDWIVGSTHYVDSLSDTRKNQISAMILLDMVGDKELRLEKEVTSTDTLQNAVWERAESMGRNDTFLPTVGARILDDHRPFLDAGIPALDIIEHAPFPDYWHTLEDTPDKCSAESLAIVGEVMEVFLVEDLASNAIFELDAFPFLQIGLVATGFAVVGMSYFWYTRRNEPQGFKTGSPSDMTYIKSKMVQSIGEAAHLSAGTS comes from the coding sequence ATGTCTTCCAAGCATGCCACGTGGGCACTCATTGCCATCGTATGCTTCTTTCTCAGTAGCGGCCTGGGTGTTGACGCTGCTCACACACCGGTGTTCGATGGACCACGTGCATATACCCACCTGGTCGAGCAATGTGACTTTGGTCCACGCCCACCAGGGTCGGAGAATTTGAATGCGTGCAGGGCGTATATGGCTGATGCTTTGGATGGCTACGGCTGGGACGTTGTATTTCAGAATTTCACCTATCAGGATGTCTTCTGTTCGAACATTCATGCTACCTATCCCGGCAATCATGCCCCCTCACTCATCCTCGGAGCCCATTATGATACCCGCCCAAGAGCAGACAAGGATCCTCATCCAGAAAATCGTTCAGAACCCATACTGGGTGCAAACGACGGTGCAAGCGGTGTTGCTGTGCTTCTTGAGCTTGCACGTGTCCTACCAGATGAAGTCAAGCAAGGAATCGAGCTGGTCTTCTTCGATGCCGAAGACTCGGGCGACATCAATGGCTGGGATTGGATTGTTGGTTCAACACACTACGTTGATTCATTATCGGATACAAGAAAAAACCAGATTTCGGCGATGATTCTTCTCGATATGGTTGGTGATAAGGAGCTGCGCTTGGAAAAAGAAGTCACCTCCACGGATACTCTGCAGAATGCAGTCTGGGAACGTGCTGAATCTATGGGTAGGAATGACACCTTCTTGCCGACAGTAGGAGCAAGAATACTGGATGATCATCGCCCGTTCCTCGATGCTGGTATTCCCGCGCTTGATATCATCGAACATGCTCCATTTCCTGATTACTGGCACACTCTTGAGGATACACCTGACAAATGTAGTGCTGAAAGCTTGGCGATAGTCGGTGAGGTTATGGAAGTATTCCTCGTCGAGGATTTGGCTTCCAATGCCATCTTTGAGCTTGACGCTTTCCCCTTTCTCCAGATTGGACTCGTTGCTACAGGTTTTGCTGTTGTGGGTATGAGCTATTTCTGGTATACGCGCAGAAACGAACCTCAAGGCTTTAAGACCGGAAGTCCTAGTGATATGACGTATATCAAATCAAAGATGGTGCAAAGCATTGGAGAAGCAGCTCATCTATCAGCCGGAACCAGCTGA